One Vanessa cardui chromosome 23, ilVanCard2.1, whole genome shotgun sequence DNA segment encodes these proteins:
- the LOC124539776 gene encoding myrosinase 1-like: MRKLPSGLKLGVATASYQIEGAWNAADKAPSIWDTMCHQKERRIKDGTTGDDTCKSYEFYKRDIEMLKFLGVDFYRFSISWPRLLPTGFANKISEPGYEYYNNLINELLENNIEPVVTMFHWDLPQNLQDLGGWANPLISDWFGDYARVLYKLFGDRVKTWITINEPKQIGLFGYGMTRFAPQLNAHGIGEYLAAKQIVLAHARAWHIYDKEFRETQKGVCGITIATDFREGVTDSQADVEAGMDAMDFEVGLYSHPIFTSKGGFPERAIRRIAEKSREQGFPRSRLPEFSQEEIEYAKGTSDFYGFNHYSTKFYSRDNYKPGSNPIPSYDDDIGADFTYLDYEKGALPHCTVIPHGIRKALKWVKDNCNDPPIMITENGSGTFGGLNDLDRISYYKRYLNSILDAIEQDHCNVITYTAWSLMDNFEWDSGLSVKFGLFEVDFDDEKRPRKARSSALWYKDLIARRSLDVDYVPKLKEITF; encoded by the exons ATGAGAAAACTACCCTCCGGTCTGAAATTGGGAGTTGCTACAGCATCTTATCAAATTGAGGGCGCTTGGAACGCAGCAG ATAAAGCTCCAAGTATTTGGGATACAATGTGTCACCAGAAAGAAAGACGGATAAAAGATGGCACGACCGGTGATGACACATGCAAATCATATGAATTCTACAAACGCGATATAGAAATGCTGAAGTTCCTCGGCGTAGATTTTTATAGGTTCTCCATATCATGGCCAAGGTTACTTCCAACTGGTTTCGCGAATAAAATAAGTGAACCTGGTTATGAGTATTATAATAACCTCATTAACGAATTATTGGAAAATAACATAGAGCCCGTTGTCACGATGTTTCATTGGGATCTGCCACAGAATCTTCAAGATCTGGGAGGCTGGGCTAATCCGTTGATATCTGATTGGTTTGGTGATTACGCGAGGGTCTTGTATAAGTTATTCGGTGATCGTGTGAAGACGTGGATCACAATTAATGAACCAAAGCAAATTGGTTTGTTTGGTTATGGAATGACGAGATTCGCACCACAACTCAATGCACACGGAATTGGCGAATACTTAGCAGCCAAACAAATAGTTCTGGCACATGCTAGAGCTTGGCATATTTATGATAAAGAGTTTAGAGAAACGCAGAAAG gaGTTTGTGGAATAACAATTGCAACGGATTTCCGTGAAGGTGTGACTGATTCTCAAGCAGACGTTGAAGCTGGTATGGACGCTATGGATTTTGAAGTAGGCCTGTATAGTCATCCCATATTTACTTCGAAGGGAGGGTTTCCCGAACGAGCAATTCGACGAATCGCTGAAAAAAGTAGAGAACAAGGTTTCCCAAGGAGTAGACTACCAGAGTTTAGCCAAGAAGAAATTGAATATGctaaag GAACTAGCGATTTCTACGGTTTCAACCATTATTCGACGAAGTTTTACTCAAGAGACAATTACAAACCCGGTTCTAACCCCATACCATCGTATGACGACGATATCGGTGCTGATTTCACTTATCTAGACTACGAAAAGGGTGCTCTTCCTCATTGCACT GTAATTCCGCATGGTATAAGAAAGGCGCTGAAATGGGTGAAAGATAATTGTAATGATCCACCGATCATGATAACGGAAAATGGGTCAGGTACATTCGGTGGCCTAAATGACCTCGACAGAATATCATATTACAAAAGATATCTCAATTCTATATTAGACGCGATAGAACAGGACCATTGTAACGTTATCACGTATACTGCCTGGTCATTGATGGATAACTTTGAATGGGACAGTGGATTGAG CGTCAAATTTGGACTATTTGAAGTAGATTTTGATGACGAAAAGAGGCCTCGAAAAGCAAGATCTTCAGCGCTATGGTACAAGGATTTAATCGCTAGAAGAAGCTTAGATGTTGATTATGTACCAAAATTAAAGGAAAttacgttttaa